One window of the Candidatus Zixiibacteriota bacterium genome contains the following:
- a CDS encoding Nucleoside-diphosphate-sugar epimerase, with product MKSLKGKKVLVTGGGGFIGSHLVEYLARHDAALTVLLRYTSTGKIGWLEYFPDGIKAKINFVFGDVRDPDVCHRAVDGNDYIFHLAAQIAIPYSYIAPRDFLAVNAMGTANMLASARDGGVKKFLQVSTSEVYGTAQYVPIDEKHPQTAQSPYAASKIASDRMAESFHLTYDLPVVIVRPFNTYGPRQSARAVIPTIILQALRGTTIRLGNKDTRRDMNYVEDIVEGMASACFDTKTIGRTINLATGRDHGIDEITAKVGDILGRRLMIKTDRRRVRPKKSEVWRLQGDASLARKLFGYRPGHNLKMGLEKTVAFFQKNIGMYKKEDYQL from the coding sequence ATGAAATCGTTAAAAGGGAAAAAGGTTCTGGTGACCGGAGGCGGGGGATTTATCGGCTCGCATCTGGTCGAATATCTGGCCCGTCATGATGCGGCGCTGACGGTTCTCCTGCGGTACACCTCCACCGGCAAAATCGGGTGGCTGGAGTATTTTCCGGATGGGATCAAAGCGAAAATAAATTTCGTTTTCGGTGATGTCCGCGACCCTGATGTCTGCCATCGAGCGGTTGACGGCAACGACTATATTTTCCATCTGGCGGCCCAGATCGCGATACCGTATTCGTACATCGCGCCGCGTGACTTTTTAGCGGTGAATGCCATGGGGACCGCCAACATGCTGGCATCGGCGCGGGATGGTGGCGTGAAAAAATTCCTTCAGGTTTCAACCTCGGAAGTTTACGGCACGGCGCAATATGTTCCTATCGATGAAAAACACCCGCAGACCGCCCAGTCCCCTTATGCGGCCTCCAAAATTGCTTCGGACCGGATGGCGGAATCATTTCATCTGACCTATGACCTGCCGGTGGTGATTGTCAGGCCGTTCAATACGTACGGTCCCCGGCAATCGGCGCGGGCGGTCATTCCGACCATTATCCTTCAGGCCCTGCGGGGAACAACGATCCGGCTCGGCAACAAGGATACCCGCCGCGATATGAATTATGTTGAAGATATCGTTGAAGGAATGGCTTCGGCCTGTTTCGATACCAAGACGATCGGGCGAACCATCAATCTGGCCACCGGTCGGGATCATGGTATCGATGAGATTACGGCGAAAGTAGGAGATATACTGGGGAGGAGATTAATGATTAAAACCGATCGAAGACGGGTGCGTCCGAAGAAATCCGAGGTTTGGCGTCTTCAGGGCGACGCTTCGCTGGCGCGCAAACTATTCGGCTACCGTCCCGGGCATAATCTTAAAATGGGACTGGAAAAGACGGTGGCTTTTTTCCAGAAGAATATCGGGATGTACAAAAAAGAGGATTACCAGTTGTGA
- the vipB gene encoding Vi polysaccharide biosynthesis protein VipB/TviC: protein MKYLITGGGGFIGSNIAHELLRRGDNVRVLDNFSTGRKINITDINDKIELMEGDIRDFWTVREAVDGVDYILHQAALPSVPRSVKNPLTSNSVNIDGTLNILEAAKQAKVKRVVMASSSSVYGDTPQLPKHESMFTDPLSPYAVTKLADEKYCKVFYELYGLETVALRYFNIFGPRQDPGSEYAAVIPKFINAFLAGKKPVVYGDGEQSRDFTFIANAVEANILATTAPKAAGKFYNIAAGGQYTLNQLIKSLQEIMGVDIEPSYQAPRRGDILHSFADIKRAEEDLGYRVKVDFESGLKKTVEWFAEKFQSRTPVGGIKIQ, encoded by the coding sequence ATGAAATATCTCATAACGGGCGGGGGCGGGTTTATCGGGAGCAATATCGCCCATGAATTACTTCGCCGGGGCGATAATGTGCGAGTTCTCGATAACTTCTCCACCGGCCGCAAAATAAATATTACCGATATAAACGACAAAATCGAATTGATGGAAGGGGACATCCGCGACTTCTGGACGGTCCGGGAGGCGGTTGACGGGGTCGATTATATTCTTCACCAGGCGGCTCTGCCGTCGGTGCCCCGTTCGGTTAAAAATCCGCTGACTTCCAACAGTGTCAATATCGACGGCACGCTCAATATCCTCGAAGCGGCCAAGCAGGCCAAAGTGAAACGGGTGGTGATGGCGTCATCGTCGTCGGTTTACGGCGACACGCCGCAACTTCCCAAGCATGAGAGCATGTTCACCGATCCGCTGTCGCCGTACGCGGTGACCAAACTGGCCGACGAGAAGTACTGCAAGGTCTTTTATGAATTGTACGGTCTGGAGACGGTGGCCCTGCGGTATTTTAATATTTTCGGGCCTCGTCAGGATCCCGGCTCGGAATATGCGGCGGTCATCCCCAAATTTATCAATGCTTTTCTGGCGGGAAAGAAGCCGGTCGTTTATGGCGACGGCGAGCAGTCGCGCGATTTCACTTTTATCGCTAACGCCGTCGAGGCCAACATCCTGGCGACCACGGCGCCGAAAGCGGCGGGGAAATTCTATAATATCGCCGCCGGGGGGCAGTATACCCTGAACCAACTGATAAAATCGCTTCAGGAAATCATGGGGGTCGATATCGAACCGTCGTATCAAGCGCCGCGGCGCGGTGATATTCTTCATTCCTTCGCCGATATCAAACGGGCGGAGGAGGATTTAGGGTATAGGGTCAAAGTCGATTTCGAATCCGGCCTGAAAAAAACGGTCGAGTGGTTCGCGGAGAAATTCCAATCCCGGACACCGGTTGGGGGAATTAAGATACAATAG
- the mjaVM gene encoding Modification methylase MjaV: MAPNKRLTLFNEDCFAGMRQNLARQSINLVVTSPPYNIGVKYGHYDDRVPRKEYLDWLWEWGKEIKRVLKDDGSLFLNIGSKPTSPEVPFQVVEVLSREFKLQNVIHWIKSIYIEADSYGQKLDINVGHYKPINSDRFLNDTHEYIFHLTKSGRVPIDRLALGVPYKDQTNVARWKAGGKKLRCRGNCWFIPYDTIQNRVADRPHPASFPPQLAENCIRLHGLKKNLTVLDPFMGIGNTGLACRSLGVRFIGYELDPDYYQTARARLEISPPVRRRGK, encoded by the coding sequence ATGGCTCCCAATAAACGGTTGACTCTTTTTAACGAGGATTGCTTCGCAGGAATGAGGCAAAATCTGGCGAGACAATCGATCAATCTGGTGGTGACATCACCGCCCTATAATATCGGCGTGAAATATGGCCATTATGACGACCGGGTTCCCCGGAAAGAATATCTGGACTGGCTCTGGGAATGGGGAAAAGAAATCAAAAGGGTGCTAAAAGATGACGGCTCCCTTTTCCTTAATATCGGTTCCAAGCCGACCTCGCCGGAAGTTCCCTTTCAAGTGGTGGAAGTGCTTTCCCGGGAATTCAAATTGCAGAATGTCATTCACTGGATAAAATCGATATATATCGAAGCGGACAGTTACGGACAGAAACTCGATATCAATGTCGGCCACTATAAACCGATCAACAGCGACCGGTTCCTTAACGATACTCATGAATATATTTTTCATTTGACCAAGAGCGGCCGGGTGCCGATCGATCGCCTGGCGCTGGGGGTTCCTTATAAGGATCAGACCAATGTCGCCCGATGGAAAGCGGGCGGGAAAAAACTGCGGTGCCGGGGAAATTGCTGGTTTATTCCGTACGATACGATCCAGAATAGAGTTGCGGATCGACCCCATCCGGCCTCGTTCCCACCGCAACTGGCGGAAAACTGTATCCGCCTGCATGGCCTGAAGAAGAATCTGACGGTGCTTGATCCATTCATGGGGATCGGCAACACCGGCCTGGCCTGCCGGAGTCTAGGAGTGCGCTTTATCGGATACGAATTGGACCCGGATTATTATCAGACGGCCCGCGCCCGGCTGGAGATCTCGCCGCCGGTCAGAAGAAGGGGCAAATGA
- a CDS encoding hypothetical protein (Evidence 5 : Unknown function): MAMKKKSKAKKMMGKAWRSDEIKKLREAYKTRPASKIAKEMRRSLASVRGKISALKLRKGPSRKAKAGKKRGRR, from the coding sequence ATGGCTATGAAGAAGAAATCAAAAGCGAAAAAGATGATGGGCAAGGCCTGGCGCAGCGATGAAATCAAGAAGCTGCGCGAAGCCTACAAAACCAGACCCGCTTCGAAAATCGCCAAGGAAATGAGACGCTCTCTGGCGTCAGTACGCGGCAAAATCAGTGCCCTGAAACTGAGAAAAGGACCTTCCCGTAAAGCCAAAGCAGGGAAGAAGAGAGGCCGCCGCTAA
- a CDS encoding Glucose-1-phosphate adenylyltransferase — protein MSRSRKITQAVILAGGEGRRLLPYTKVLPKPLWPVGGLPIVEVLLRQLSAAGIKEVILAVGYQAEMIRMIIGDGRQFGLKVRYAYEEKPLGTAGPLKKIRGLDSDFLVLNGDLLTDLPFKKFIESHFKLGRMATVAVFKRTVKVDFGVVVEKNRKIIDYREKPVLGYSVSMGIYAFRREVLKYIPDRRFDFPDIVHKLIKVDENPAVFDFGGRWLDIGRPDDWERADRLFEKKPQLFLP, from the coding sequence GTGAGCCGCTCACGGAAGATTACGCAGGCGGTGATTCTGGCCGGAGGGGAAGGGCGAAGATTATTGCCGTACACCAAGGTCCTCCCCAAACCGCTCTGGCCGGTGGGGGGACTTCCGATAGTGGAAGTTTTGCTCCGTCAGTTGTCGGCGGCCGGGATTAAAGAAGTGATCCTGGCGGTAGGGTATCAGGCGGAAATGATAAGAATGATAATCGGCGACGGCCGCCAGTTCGGGTTGAAAGTAAGATACGCCTATGAAGAAAAACCGCTGGGAACGGCCGGTCCGCTCAAAAAAATCAGAGGGCTCGACTCCGATTTTCTGGTATTGAACGGCGATTTGCTGACCGATCTGCCGTTTAAGAAATTCATCGAATCTCATTTCAAATTGGGACGGATGGCGACAGTGGCGGTTTTCAAACGGACGGTAAAGGTCGATTTCGGCGTGGTGGTGGAGAAAAATAGAAAGATTATCGATTATCGAGAAAAGCCGGTTTTGGGATATTCGGTATCGATGGGGATATATGCTTTTCGGCGCGAGGTATTGAAATATATTCCGGATCGGCGCTTTGATTTTCCGGATATTGTTCATAAATTGATAAAAGTCGATGAAAATCCGGCGGTTTTCGATTTTGGCGGCCGGTGGCTTGATATCGGACGGCCCGACGACTGGGAGAGGGCCGATCGGCTCTTTGAAAAAAAGCCCCAACTTTTTTTGCCATAA
- a CDS encoding conserved hypothetical protein (Evidence 4 : Unknown function but conserved in other organisms) encodes MAGLICWNCGMATGIEGKVMRSDACPQCQSDLRCCRGCRHFDPMSHWQCRESIDAPIPMKDKANFCDFFQARLAVHSHDKKMTPLDSKEDKKKRFDDLFKD; translated from the coding sequence ATGGCCGGACTTATTTGCTGGAACTGCGGTATGGCGACCGGTATTGAAGGGAAAGTGATGCGCTCCGACGCCTGTCCGCAGTGTCAGTCCGATTTGCGGTGTTGCCGGGGATGCCGCCATTTCGACCCGATGTCCCATTGGCAGTGCCGCGAGTCGATTGATGCCCCCATTCCTATGAAAGATAAGGCCAATTTCTGCGACTTTTTCCAGGCCCGGCTGGCCGTTCATTCTCATGACAAGAAAATGACCCCGCTCGATTCGAAAGAGGATAAAAAGAAAAGATTTGACGATTTGTTCAAGGACTGA
- a CDS encoding conserved membrane hypothetical protein (Evidence 4 : Unknown function but conserved in other organisms) translates to MELGPRRVAHTALYLALAILIPVIFHQFGIAGRIFLPMHLPVLICGFIVGPLAGVMVGLLAPVLSHLLTAMPPLYAVPLMTMELAIYGLFAGLTYRKLHLNIYLALLISMIFGRLAFAAGLALLGLFVELPYGPVQFFAAGGAVVAGIPGIILQILIIPPIVAAVKRTAKF, encoded by the coding sequence ATGGAACTCGGACCCCGCCGCGTGGCCCACACTGCCCTCTACCTGGCGCTGGCCATACTCATTCCCGTCATCTTCCATCAATTCGGTATCGCCGGGAGGATTTTTCTGCCGATGCACCTGCCGGTCCTGATCTGCGGTTTTATTGTCGGGCCGCTGGCCGGAGTCATGGTCGGACTTCTGGCTCCGGTCCTGTCGCATTTATTGACCGCCATGCCGCCGCTCTATGCCGTTCCCTTGATGACCATGGAACTTGCCATCTACGGTCTTTTTGCCGGATTAACCTACCGCAAATTGCATCTCAATATTTATCTGGCGCTGCTGATATCGATGATATTCGGACGGCTCGCGTTTGCCGCCGGTCTGGCGCTTCTGGGATTGTTTGTTGAACTCCCCTATGGTCCCGTTCAGTTCTTCGCCGCCGGCGGCGCGGTGGTCGCCGGGATACCGGGAATAATTCTGCAGATATTGATTATCCCTCCCATCGTCGCCGCCGTCAAAAGAACCGCCAAATTCTAA
- a CDS encoding putative UbiE/COQ5 methyltransferase (Evidence 3 : Putative function from multiple computational evidences), producing the protein MDSRRDYFESFAEDWDKNFVAEDMEILSDIINSFNVKPGWKVLDLGCGTGVLFDLLRRTVGPKGLVLGIDFASRMLQKARRNFPFANCLVVDADAAQLPIRPESFDIAISFASFPHFADHPKVMDEIARVLKPGCGFHILHLLSSSELNSHHHNAGGPVAKDHLPPRDAMIRLFDHSHFLNVKITDRPGLYLASGIKA; encoded by the coding sequence ATGGATAGCCGTCGCGATTATTTTGAGTCGTTCGCCGAAGACTGGGACAAGAATTTCGTCGCCGAAGATATGGAAATTCTCTCCGATATCATTAATTCCTTCAATGTAAAACCGGGATGGAAAGTCCTCGACCTCGGATGCGGAACCGGCGTCCTTTTCGATCTGCTCCGAAGAACCGTGGGACCAAAGGGGCTGGTTTTGGGAATTGACTTTGCCTCCCGCATGCTGCAAAAAGCCCGCCGGAATTTCCCCTTTGCCAATTGCCTTGTTGTCGATGCCGATGCCGCGCAACTGCCGATCCGGCCGGAATCGTTCGATATCGCCATTTCCTTTGCCTCCTTTCCGCACTTTGCCGACCACCCTAAAGTAATGGACGAAATCGCCCGGGTTCTGAAACCGGGATGCGGTTTCCATATTCTGCACCTTTTGAGCAGTTCGGAACTGAACAGCCATCATCATAACGCCGGTGGACCGGTGGCGAAAGATCATCTGCCGCCCCGGGACGCCATGATCCGCCTGTTCGACCATAGCCATTTCCTGAATGTCAAAATCACCGATCGCCCCGGGTTATATCTGGCGAGCGGAATAAAAGCGTGA
- the uvrA gene encoding ATPase and DNA damage recognition protein of nucleotide excision repair excinuclease UvrABC (Evidence 2a : Function from experimental evidences in other organisms; PubMedId : 11421287, 12145219, 1826851, 2550431, 2843804, 3007478, 6283374, 6310514; Product type e : enzyme): MTESQFIYIKGAREHNLKNIDLKLPRNKLVVITGLSGSGKSSLAFDTIYAEGQRRYVESLSAYARQFLGLMEKPDVDFIEGLSPAISIEQKGAAKNPRSTVGTVTEIYDYLRLLFARIGVQHCVKCGRPITRQTVEQIVDSVLSFDEGARLTVMAPLVQGRKGEHKEIIDTARREGFVRLRIDGNIIETDSEIKLAKTVKHTIEVVIDRLVVKKSSSRRLADSVETALKTGSGIVIVNINGKDHLFSEQAACVQCGISYEELTPRMFSFNSPFGACPTCSGLGNKMEIDPNLVIPDKTKSINQGAIHPWGAELSHWYRHMLRGVADHYKFKFSTPFKELAPEVQKTVLYGSGKEQIHFEYEFSNGRGSGEYTGSFEGVIPHLERRYRQTNSAGVRQWIEQYMSVSPCPDCQGSRLKPEALAVIINRENIDTVTAMSVKDARRFFENLKLSKRQELIARQILKEIKERLSFMDNVGLNYLTLGRATSSLSGGESQRIRLATQIGSRLVGVMYILDEPSIGLHQRDNHKLLKTLVDLRDLGNTVIVVEHDRETIEAADYVVDLGPGAGNMGGKIVCIGVPDQIKKCRDSLTGEYLSHKKTIAVPENRRRPNGKFLTLKGATGNNLKSITANIPLGVFTVITGVSGSGKSTLINETLYRILARKFYGSRDVPLTHESIEGLEHIDKVVNIDQSPIGRTPRSNPATYTGVFTFVRDLFAQLPEARMRGYQPGRFSFNVKGGRCEACQGDGILKIEMHFLPDVYVPCEVCKGKRFNRETLEITFKGKSIADTLDMTVDEALVFFEHIPRIKRKLITLKNVGLGYIHLGQQATTLSGGEAQRVKLSAELSKTATGSTLYILDEPTTGLHFEDIRMLLGVLNELVERGNSVLVIEHNLDVIKTADHIIDMGPDGGDDGGRIIALGTPEEVAKIKSSYTGQYLARELNGRK, encoded by the coding sequence ATGACCGAAAGCCAGTTCATATATATAAAAGGGGCCCGCGAACACAACCTCAAAAATATCGATCTTAAGTTGCCCCGCAACAAGTTAGTGGTCATAACCGGGCTCTCCGGCTCCGGCAAATCATCTCTGGCCTTCGATACCATTTATGCCGAAGGGCAAAGGCGGTATGTCGAATCGCTTTCGGCTTACGCCCGCCAATTCCTCGGCCTGATGGAAAAACCGGATGTCGATTTTATCGAGGGTCTCTCGCCGGCGATATCGATCGAACAAAAAGGGGCCGCCAAAAATCCCCGTTCGACCGTCGGAACCGTCACCGAAATTTATGACTACTTGCGGCTTCTTTTTGCCCGGATCGGGGTTCAGCACTGTGTCAAGTGCGGTCGTCCGATTACCCGCCAAACAGTCGAGCAGATTGTCGATTCCGTTCTTTCCTTCGACGAGGGCGCACGCCTTACCGTCATGGCGCCGTTGGTGCAGGGACGCAAAGGGGAGCATAAGGAAATAATCGATACCGCCCGCCGGGAAGGATTTGTCCGCCTGCGGATCGACGGCAACATTATTGAAACCGATTCCGAAATCAAACTGGCCAAGACCGTCAAGCATACCATCGAAGTCGTCATCGATCGGCTGGTCGTGAAGAAGTCGTCTTCACGCCGACTGGCCGATTCGGTCGAAACCGCCTTGAAAACCGGCAGCGGCATCGTGATCGTCAATATTAACGGGAAGGATCATCTCTTCTCGGAGCAGGCCGCCTGTGTTCAGTGCGGCATCAGTTACGAAGAACTCACGCCCCGCATGTTTTCGTTCAATTCTCCCTTCGGGGCCTGCCCCACCTGCTCTGGCCTCGGCAATAAAATGGAGATCGATCCCAATCTGGTCATCCCGGACAAAACCAAATCGATCAATCAGGGCGCCATCCACCCTTGGGGGGCCGAACTCTCCCACTGGTATCGTCATATGCTCCGCGGCGTCGCCGATCATTATAAATTCAAGTTTTCAACTCCATTCAAAGAATTGGCGCCGGAAGTTCAGAAAACCGTCTTGTATGGTTCCGGAAAAGAACAGATTCATTTCGAATATGAGTTTTCCAACGGCCGCGGTTCGGGCGAATATACCGGCTCTTTCGAAGGGGTCATTCCGCACCTCGAACGGCGCTACCGCCAGACCAATTCCGCCGGGGTTCGGCAATGGATCGAGCAGTACATGTCGGTCTCGCCCTGCCCCGATTGTCAGGGCTCGCGCTTGAAACCGGAGGCCCTGGCGGTGATTATCAACCGCGAGAATATCGATACCGTCACCGCCATGTCGGTCAAGGATGCTCGCCGCTTCTTCGAAAATTTGAAATTGAGCAAGCGTCAGGAATTGATCGCCCGTCAGATTCTCAAGGAAATTAAAGAACGGCTCTCGTTCATGGACAATGTCGGTTTGAATTATCTGACCCTCGGCCGCGCCACTTCATCTCTCTCCGGCGGCGAATCCCAGCGAATCCGCCTGGCCACTCAAATTGGATCCCGGCTGGTCGGGGTGATGTATATCCTCGATGAACCGTCCATCGGCCTCCATCAGCGCGATAATCATAAACTTCTCAAAACCCTGGTTGATTTGCGCGATCTCGGCAACACCGTGATTGTCGTGGAGCATGACCGCGAAACCATCGAGGCCGCCGATTATGTCGTCGATCTCGGACCCGGCGCCGGCAATATGGGCGGAAAAATTGTCTGCATTGGTGTGCCCGATCAAATCAAAAAATGCCGTGACTCCCTGACCGGGGAATATCTGTCGCACAAGAAAACCATCGCCGTTCCCGAAAATCGCCGCCGGCCGAACGGAAAATTCCTGACCCTCAAAGGTGCCACCGGAAATAATCTCAAAAGCATAACGGCCAATATCCCGCTCGGCGTCTTCACCGTCATCACCGGTGTCTCCGGTTCCGGCAAATCGACATTGATAAATGAAACCCTGTACCGGATTTTGGCGCGCAAATTTTACGGTTCCCGCGACGTTCCCCTTACTCATGAATCGATCGAAGGGTTGGAGCATATCGATAAAGTCGTCAATATCGATCAATCGCCCATCGGCCGCACGCCTCGTTCCAACCCGGCCACTTATACCGGCGTTTTCACCTTCGTCCGCGACCTCTTCGCCCAGTTGCCCGAGGCCCGCATGCGCGGCTACCAGCCCGGAAGGTTTTCGTTTAATGTCAAAGGGGGACGGTGCGAGGCCTGCCAGGGCGACGGTATCCTTAAAATCGAAATGCACTTCTTGCCCGATGTTTACGTCCCCTGCGAGGTCTGCAAGGGGAAACGATTCAATCGCGAAACGCTCGAAATAACTTTCAAGGGCAAATCGATAGCCGATACGCTCGATATGACCGTCGACGAAGCCCTTGTCTTTTTCGAGCACATCCCCCGTATCAAGCGCAAATTGATCACCCTTAAAAATGTCGGGTTGGGATATATTCATCTCGGACAGCAGGCCACCACGCTCTCCGGCGGTGAGGCCCAGCGGGTCAAACTTTCGGCGGAACTGTCCAAAACCGCGACCGGTTCGACTCTCTATATTCTCGATGAACCGACCACCGGCCTTCATTTCGAGGATATCAGGATGCTTCTCGGCGTTCTTAATGAACTGGTGGAGCGGGGGAACAGCGTGCTGGTTATCGAACATAACCTCGATGTCATCAAGACCGCCGATCATATTATCGACATGGGACCCGATGGCGGCGACGACGGCGGGCGGATTATCGCTCTGGGGACTCCCGAAGAAGTCGCTAAGATCAAATCGTCATACACCGGCCAGTATCTGGCCCGGGAATTGAACGGCCGTAAATAG
- the eno gene encoding enolase (Evidence 2a : Function from experimental evidences in other organisms; PubMedId : 3514618, 410789, 4942326, 775311, 8610017, 9298646, 9600841; Product type e : enzyme), producing MSDFDFISARQILDSRGTPTIEVDVVLADGSLGRAAVPSGASTGSHEAVELRDGDAKSYFGKSVLKAVKNVNDKIAPAVAAQKIDPYDQVALDNFLIKLDGTENKSVLGANAILGVSLATAKAAAQSVGRYLYEYIGGTNCKLLPVPMMNILNGGKHADNNVDLQEFMIMPVGANSFSRCLQIGAEVFGNLKKVLKGRNYNTSVGDEGGFAPDLKSNEEALEVIMEAITKAGYKPGKDVLLALDPASTEFYDAKKKIYNLKGENKKLTSEQMIDFYEALVKKYPIISIEDGLAEDDWDGWKLMTEKLGKTIQIVGDDLYVTNPKRLAKGIKEKASNSILIKLNQIGTLTETLDAIEMAKKAGFTAVVSHRSGETEDSTIADVVVAAGTGQIKTGSVCRTDRICKYNQLLRIEESIGADAQFIGKDVFYNIR from the coding sequence ATGTCTGATTTTGACTTTATATCCGCGAGGCAGATTCTGGACTCGCGCGGGACGCCGACAATCGAGGTTGACGTGGTTTTGGCCGACGGCTCGCTGGGCCGGGCGGCGGTGCCATCGGGAGCATCGACCGGCAGTCATGAGGCGGTGGAACTTCGCGACGGCGACGCCAAGAGTTATTTCGGGAAATCGGTCCTGAAAGCGGTCAAGAATGTGAACGATAAGATCGCTCCGGCGGTGGCGGCCCAGAAGATCGACCCGTACGATCAGGTGGCGCTGGACAATTTTCTGATAAAACTCGACGGCACGGAGAATAAATCGGTTTTGGGCGCCAATGCGATACTGGGAGTGTCGCTGGCGACCGCCAAAGCGGCGGCGCAATCGGTGGGACGGTACCTGTACGAATATATCGGCGGGACCAACTGCAAATTGCTTCCGGTGCCGATGATGAATATTCTCAACGGCGGGAAGCACGCCGACAACAATGTCGATTTGCAGGAATTCATGATTATGCCGGTGGGGGCGAATTCCTTTTCCCGGTGTTTGCAGATCGGGGCGGAAGTATTCGGAAATCTCAAGAAAGTGTTGAAGGGCCGCAATTATAATACCTCGGTGGGGGATGAAGGCGGTTTCGCGCCGGATTTGAAATCGAACGAAGAGGCGCTCGAGGTGATAATGGAGGCGATCACCAAAGCCGGGTACAAACCGGGTAAAGATGTTCTGCTGGCCCTTGATCCGGCCTCGACCGAGTTTTATGACGCCAAGAAGAAGATTTATAATCTTAAAGGGGAGAACAAGAAATTGACCTCGGAGCAGATGATCGACTTCTATGAAGCGCTGGTGAAGAAGTATCCGATTATCTCCATCGAGGACGGCCTGGCCGAGGATGATTGGGACGGCTGGAAACTGATGACGGAAAAATTGGGCAAGACCATACAGATTGTCGGGGATGATCTTTATGTCACCAACCCCAAGCGGTTGGCCAAAGGGATCAAAGAAAAGGCCTCCAATTCTATCCTCATTAAATTGAATCAGATCGGGACCCTGACCGAGACGCTTGATGCCATTGAGATGGCCAAGAAGGCGGGATTCACGGCGGTGGTTTCGCACCGGAGTGGGGAAACCGAAGACAGCACGATTGCCGATGTGGTGGTCGCGGCCGGGACCGGTCAGATTAAAACCGGGTCGGTCTGCCGGACCGATCGGATATGCAAGTACAATCAACTGCTTCGGATCGAGGAATCGATCGGCGCGGACGCGCAGTTCATCGGAAAGGATGTCTTCTACAATATTCGCTAA